In the Deltaproteobacteria bacterium genome, one interval contains:
- a CDS encoding DUF433 domain-containing protein → MKFERITIDPEICTGKPCIRGLRFPVSRLLGLLAAGDTREEILAQFPYLEPEDIEDALRYAAWLAEDEVVEFAR, encoded by the coding sequence ATGAAATTCGAGCGAATCACGATCGATCCGGAAATCTGCACGGGGAAGCCTTGCATAAGGGGGTTGCGGTTCCCAGTTTCCCGCCTGCTCGGCCTTCTGGCAGCAGGGGACACCCGCGAGGAAATCTTGGCCCAATTCCCGTATCTTGAGCCCGAGGATATCGAAGACGCCCTGCGTTATGCGGCTTGGCTTGCCGAAGATGAGGTCGTCGAGTTCGCCAGGTGA